The sequence below is a genomic window from Wyeomyia smithii strain HCP4-BCI-WySm-NY-G18 chromosome 1, ASM2978416v1, whole genome shotgun sequence.
GTAATACTCATGACTACCTCCTTTATCACTGCTATGTATTGTGGTCAACGTTACTTCGGCGTTTCCTGAATCACAGCTAATACTTTGCTTGTTTGACGATAGTTTGGTGCATGATCTGCTTTTATTGTTAACCCTCAAATGCTCGGGTGTAATTTGACAAATAAAATTGTCATCAGAATTGTTTGATACATTGCTCACTGGTCGAGATGAATAATTGGACTCAGCAGATGACGACGTGGAAGATTCTGTGCACATTGAGTTTTGGCGCGTAGGATGGGAAGGTACGTTTCGACAGGATGATTCGTTTTCCATTAAGTACAATTCGCTTTTAAGCTGATTGGAGAGCATATCGTCAACGGTATGTTCGTCAATGATTTCCGGTTGCTTTCTTTTCTTGAGTCTATTGACCGGTTCCCAAATTTCATTGGAAGTGCTGGTGTAATAGTTATTTTCCTTTGTCTCGCAAGATCTTTCATCCAATATTCGACCATTTCGAGCGATAGTAATGTCTTCAGTTGTTACAGTACTTGTTTTTACACTTAAAGATGTTTCTAGTTGGACAGGCTGCCGCAAAACCCCAGCTCGAAATAGTAACTTATTGAGCACATCACACGAAGGTATTTCACCGGCAATTAATGCCTTTTTAATGGCATTACCGTCAGATCCTTCTAGAGTAACGGGAACGCCATTTACAAGTAGAACTTCTTCCTCACTAACAGTTTGAGTTTTCTCGCAATCAACCACCTGAATATTTGTGCCAAGCATAGATTCTACTGTCTTAAGGATTTCATCATCCATAGTTCAACGATGCCGGGTTTTACTAGAAAAGAAATTGCAATGATATTTctcttgttaaaaaaattttaatctcTATTGAATCACGAGTACCATTTTAAAATATTCATCCTGCGTGTTGCTAAGGTTTAATAAACATTACAAACTTAGGGCTTCTCTCCGAGAGATTGCGCTGTGTGTGTGCGTGGGTGTTAGAGATAGTCGATAAAAGACTGAATATTCGAACTCGCACCCGATTTGAAGGTATACCCAATCTAAATTCGAAATAAGACAGGAAGCTGTTTATTTGGCCCGATTCGAACTGCCGTATTGTAAGCAGactgtgaaaaaaattacatttttctatGACAGACGAATGTAAAAAATGATCAgtgtctaaatatttgttctcTTATAATTCATCCCATCTCTCATATCCCCCTTTGAATGAACATCGTTTGCAGCTAGTTCACTAGTTGATTGTTACTTTGATTAGAGGAAATCGTTCACGAAACACattttttatgcattttgaTTCAAACGTCACTCATTTCATGTTGATTTACCGATCGTTCTGTCACAGTGTCGAACAGTTCAGAGTAAGTGAATAAAGTAGCACAAAAAAGTCATCTATTCTTAACTCGGTGATTGTCGTGATTAATActaaaaaagattaaaaaatggaAGAAGCAAGTTCTTCGACGGGATAAGGCTCGAAAATACGTAGTGGTAACAAACTTTCGATGGTGGAGCTCGCTGCTCAATTTGTAGATAGAGATGGTGAAAAAGCTAGCTGTAAAATTGACGTCATTGACGTTGACGTCATTGACGCTGCACGTATGTTCAGAAGAAATATGACATAGGTAACTTCATCCGGCACTTTCGCTCACAACATCCTGAGAAAGCTAATGCACATGGGCTGTTGAAGGACTTCGATCCAGCCATGAAGAAGGCAAGACTTGTCGCAGAGCGGCCTGTAGCCATCGACAAATTCTTGCTTATTGACTCCGCTATTAAGCTTGTAACAATCCACCAAATGCCATTGTCCTGTTTCGACAGGGATGGTTTGCGACAGCTATTAGATCCATTGGCGGCAGCGGTTGGTTGTAAATTAAATCCGACAAACATGAAAGTGCATGTCCAAAATGCAGCCGACAAAATTCGGGGATTACTGAAGGAAGAAATGAGAGATAAATTAATCTCTAATAAAATCGATTCCGCATCCCGTTTTCATCGACATATTTTAGGTATCAATGCAcaatagagctttctacgccagatctcaccaatacaggcttagtcgtgtatccttataaaatcgatttgtgttcaaccaaaaaatcagctgatattctATTTCGAGAAATATTTCACTTATGAATCCTGgttcattagtgttacctgtttcATCAAACTTTGTTAAAGTGGAAAAACAGatgaataaaaactaaaaatcggttTCCAACTTAAATAAAAGTTCGgggcaggaggaaattttttgttaccaccagcgtgttgattatttgcaaccaaaaataaaacttgttttaGTCAATCGACtactaatactagcgcagataggaaggtctataCGTACTCGACGGGAAAGTTGTCATAAGGAATCTCGGTAAGAACTGCTTTTATTCGTTTCATTCTCTACTAATAAAGTATATCTTTAATCTATGCTCGAAATCAAACAAAGCCAAACTGCTGCCTTTCTTAAAACTAAAATTCGGGAGACACTCGAGACCTTCGGTGTCACTATTCAACAAATATTTTCCATAACATCA
It includes:
- the LOC129719182 gene encoding uncharacterized protein LOC129719182, yielding MDDEILKTVESMLGTNIQVVDCEKTQTVSEEEVLLVNGVPVTLEGSDGNAIKKALIAGEIPSCDVLNKLLFRAGVLRQPVQLETSLSVKTSTVTTEDITIARNGRILDERSCETKENNYYTSTSNEIWEPVNRLKKRKQPEIIDEHTVDDMLSNQLKSELYLMENESSCRNVPSHPTRQNSMCTESSTSSSAESNYSSRPVSNVSNNSDDNFICQITPEHLRVNNKSRSCTKLSSNKQSISCDSGNAEVTLTTIHSSDKGGSHEYYSLNEISKTNTSNSIQTDSSFGCDLSSSASFQDVPDIAGISRIEYYICPAQQKKHNRTTLRKPQRRELKNNDASSGSSSEVSSLNDDNCLVYRDGNLISGTLETLLKHMVPTDDYYPEQSYLFAFLLSARLFVKPHELLQQVCDICHQQQQLNVYLNNNNNGISNQVPTVVFISESCYYGTR